The sequence TCGATGCAGGGATGTTTGCACCTGCTGAGGTTACGATCAACGAGCTCACAACTGGAATGACACTGACGAGTGGAAAGATCGATACAGAGATCCTGCTCGAGTCGTTCAGGTTGAAGAGGGTTTGAATCGATAAAGGAGGGGGATAAAAATGAGACGAGGGGTATTACTCATCTTTCTGTTCTTGATTGCACTGTTTGCGATCATATCTGCCGATGCTGGAAAGACCTATCTTGCATCAGAGGATCTTGGGAGACGTGCCCTTGCAAAAGCAGAGGCTGAGGGCTGGAAGGTACTCACGGTTGAGATTTACCTTGATGAAGACTGGGCAAAGATGCCAGCACTTACTGCAGGAGAGACTGTATCGCTTACAGGACAGAGTTACTACTATATGGAGATGCCGTCGATAAACGCTGCAAAAGAAGGGGCATGTCCAGAAGAAGTTGTACATCTTGAGATTTACAGGGATGACAGGCTCCTGAATCGTTATGAGGGTACGTGCGATCCCAACGGGAATATAAAGTTTGATCTTGAGTTCGCAGAGCCAGGATACTACGGCTACAAGATTTATACTGCATGGCAGATGGAGAATAACAAGATCCCTGATCATCCAACTTCGTTCTTCGTGAGACCGAGAATAGCTGAGGGAGAGGATTCAAAGTCGTGGATCGTTGTGGACTTTGCGTTTACACCATCAGGGCCCGCACCAGGTGATGGTGTAATATTTACAGATCGTTCGCAGTACAGGATGACAAAAGTTGCATCATGGCACTGGGACTTTGGGGACGGTACAAACTCAACCGAACGGGACTGTGAACATGCATACCAGCAGGAGGGCACATACACCGT comes from Candidatus Syntrophoarchaeum caldarius and encodes:
- a CDS encoding methenyltetrahydromethanopterin cyclohydrolase; translated protein: MFAPAEVTINELTTGMTLTSGKIDTEILLESFRLKRV
- a CDS encoding secreted protein containing PKD domain protein translates to MRRGVLLIFLFLIALFAIISADAGKTYLASEDLGRRALAKAEAEGWKVLTVEIYLDEDWAKMPALTAGETVSLTGQSYYYMEMPSINAAKEGACPEEVVHLEIYRDDRLLNRYEGTCDPNGNIKFDLEFAEPGYYGYKIYTAWQMENNKIPDHPTSFFVRPRIAEGEDSKSWIVVDFAFTPSGPAPGDGVIFTDRSQYRMTKVASWHWDFGDGTNSTERDCEHAYQQEGTYTVTLTLKTEDGESHSKSKEIVVKIPPELQPTEESPSMGLYASLLTIFLMYFAKRHRR